ACGAAGGTCTGGCCGACGAAAATCGCGAGCATCACCGCGTAAGCGGCCACCACCGCGGCGGCAAGCCCTCCACGCCGGCTCGACAGATAGTTGCGAAAACGCCTGATCACGCCTGCTGCTTCACGCCTTCCACCTACGGCCCCACTAACGAAGCGAGCCCGCGAAAATCGCCAAGGTAATCGATTTTGTAGGCTTCAAAGTAGGCGAGATGGGCGTCGTCATATTCGCTCAGGCGGATTAGCGCGTCGCCGAGGTTGCTGTAAAGATCCGCTACGACGCGCGGGTCCGAGCAATCCGCCAGCGCGTCCCGGCTCATCGATGCGGCTTCCTGATAGCGGCCCACCACGAAGTAGGCGCGCGAGAGGTAGTACTTGGCCAGCCACATGCTGCGATCACGCGCCAGGATAGTTTCCCAGACATCGACCGCGCTGCCGAAGGCGCCGTCGCTGAACAGATTGACGCCGTACGCGGCCTTGAGGTCGCTCGCTCTTATTGCCGCAGCCTCATCTCCCGAGGCCGCCAGCACTTCATAGATTGCGATCGCCTTCGGCAACTGTCCGATCGCGCCGGGCGCCGAACTCTGCGCGACATACTCTTCCGCCCGGAAGACCTGCGCATCAGGCGTCGAGTCGTGGCCCATGCTCACTTCGAGACCGCCGATTCGTTGGCGCAAACGTAAATCCGTCCCCAGCCAGCGATCGAGCCGCCCCGCCCGCGTATAAAGTCGCTGCGCAGCTCCGGAACGGCCCTGCGCCTCGGCCAACGCACCGCGAATCAAAGCCTGTTGGCCGCGGACGGGGCCCCACAGGAAGACCACGAACAAGGCGAGTCCAGCTAGCGCCGTGAGACCTATCGCGCGCCGGCGAGTCCTCCGCGCAAGCCGCTTGACCGCCGTAGCAAAGATCGCGAAGCCGAACGCTAAAGCCACGTTCCAGCCGAAGCCCATGAAGTACCAGCCGGTCACCATGCGGTCCCACACCGTATCGAAACGGAAGAGTTCCCACAGACTCGGCTCGCTCGCCACATTGCGCGGCATATAGGCAAAATCGAAAGTATAGGCGTCCTGCAGCCACGCGGCCTCGCGCACCAGCTGCGCGAGCAGGGAAGTGCGTCCCACCGCGACCTCGAGGTAGACGCCAAGCGTCAGGATCAGCAGCCCGGCGCCCGCCGCGGTCACAATGCCGGGATGGCGCAACACGCACGCGACCGCGGCAACTACCAACATCAGCGCCATGATCAGATTGAAGCCGTCGATCCGCCCCAGCAGATGCGGCATCGAGCCGTTGAGCGCCGGCGCGAGCAATCTTATCGGCCCTCGCGCGATCGGCAGGTAGATGCGCTGCGTGAACAACAGGAGCGGGATACAAAGCAGGATCGCGAAACCGCCAATCCACGGCATCACGCGCGCCTGATCCGGCATCCGGTCGTAGATTCTCGCGAGAAGATCTTTCGATGATGGCACAGCGACTCAGACGATTTCAGCTCTGCGCAACGGCACGGCCTCGTGACGACACATCAGGACGCGATTTAGAAATTACGTGAGGAGGCGATGAGCTGAGACCATTGGAATCAACCCCATCAGAAGTCATCTACCTCACCACCTGCGCCCTTCCCCACTCCGCGGGCACGACGAGTCCGACGGATTATATCGGAGCAGCGTTCACTTGAGAAAGGAGTTTTCTCGCCCCGCCCACGTCGCGCCGCTTATGCCACCTATCGGCTCAGCTGAAATTTACTTTCCTTGGCGCGCCCGGAGGGATTCGAGCCCCCACCCTCGAATTTGGACATTTCGATTAGCGTCCCCGCTGAGATTCCGCTGCAGTTCTCGTTTTCGATGGGGTCGGCCCGCTCACCCCGTAGCGGAGTGCCTGGACTACCAAGGCAAAGGCCGGGGTGGTTTGGCGGCGGCTCGGGTAGTAAAGATGGTAGCCCGAAAACGGAGGGCACCAATCCTCGAGCACTCGCTTTAGACGACCCTTGGCGAGGTAGGGTTCCGCCACGTCCTCGGGCACGTAGGCCAGACCGGATCCGGCCAGCGCCGCGTTAAGCATCTGGAGCGTCCCGCTAAAGACGAGCTGGCCTTCGACGCGCACTTTCAGTTGGCGCCGGCCTCTCTCGAACTCCCATGCATAGAGGCCGCCGAGGGTCGGTAGGCGTAAATTGATGCAGTTATGAGCGATCAGGTCCTGTGGCCTTTTGGGCAGCGGCCGCCGCGCGAAGTAGGAAGGCGCACCGACCACCGCCATGCGCCGGTCCGGGCCGATACGCACCGCGATCATGTCTTTGGCCACCTGCTCGCCACTGCGCACGCCGGCGTCATAGCGCTCGGTGACGATATCGATCAGGTTCTGTTCGACGATGATCTCGACCTTTATATCCGGATAGTCCGGCAGGAGTTTGGCAAGCCTGGGCCAGAGGATCGTATTAGTAGCATGCTCGGTGGCGGTGATCCGAATTGTCCCGGCGGGCTTTTCCCGCAGTTCACTCAACCCCACGAGTTCGGTCTCGATTTCATCGAAGCGCGGGCCCACCGTCTGAAGCAGGCGCTCGCCCGCCTCCGTCGGGGAGACGCTGCGTGTGGTGCGAGTCAGCAGTCGAAGACCCAGGCGTTTCTCAAATCCCCGGATGGTATGGCTCAGCGCCGATTGTGACACCCCGAGCTTTGCGGCGGCTTTGGTAAAGCTCCGCTCTCGCGCGACCGCGAGGAAGGCAAAGAGGTTGTTAAAGTCTTCGCGCGGCATTCATGAATCCGTCTCATAAGGTCATGCCAATTCTACCATCTAGTCGCGGACTATCACGCGCTCTAGATTGATAATCGAAGGCGCCCGGCGAGCCGCCAAATCAATCGCACAAGGGAGCAACGATGGAAATCAAGCGCAGCAGTTCACGGCCTTCCCGCAAGGGACCGACCGAAAATTTCACCGGCTCGGTGCGGATCGATCCCCTCTTCGAGCCACCCGATCCGGCGCGTGTTTTTGGCGCCATGGTCACGTTCGAACCCGGGGCGCGCACGGCATGGCATACCCACCCGCTCGGGCAGACGCTGATCGTTACCACCGGCTGCGGCTGGACGCAGTGTTGGGGCGAGGCCAA
This sequence is a window from Candidatus Binataceae bacterium. Protein-coding genes within it:
- a CDS encoding cupin domain-containing protein — its product is MEIKRSSSRPSRKGPTENFTGSVRIDPLFEPPDPARVFGAMVTFEPGARTAWHTHPLGQTLIVTTGCGWTQCWGEAKEEIRPGDVIWCPPGKKHWHGATATTAMSHIAIVEKLNGKAVDWMEKVSDDQYQAALSGE
- a CDS encoding LysR family transcriptional regulator; the encoded protein is MPREDFNNLFAFLAVARERSFTKAAAKLGVSQSALSHTIRGFEKRLGLRLLTRTTRSVSPTEAGERLLQTVGPRFDEIETELVGLSELREKPAGTIRITATEHATNTILWPRLAKLLPDYPDIKVEIIVEQNLIDIVTERYDAGVRSGEQVAKDMIAVRIGPDRRMAVVGAPSYFARRPLPKRPQDLIAHNCINLRLPTLGGLYAWEFERGRRQLKVRVEGQLVFSGTLQMLNAALAGSGLAYVPEDVAEPYLAKGRLKRVLEDWCPPFSGYHLYYPSRRQTTPAFALVVQALRYGVSGPTPSKTRTAAESQRGR